The segment TTAGGTATGCTTAGCTAGCCAGTCTAATAGAGATAAATACAATTACTGGGGTGGTTACATTGTGTATTGTTGTAGGTGGAATCTGATTCCACCAACTTGCATTTCCAACCCCTAGCTCTGCACAAAGTGAAGATAAGTTGGCCAAAATATTTACAAACTGATGGCAAAATTTACAGTAAGCAAGATACAAATTAATTGGGTAgtgtttgtttggtttgtgtTATTGGATTACAGGTGGTTAGATGTAACCTGAGGGGCACAGAGTACCTTCCAGACAATGTACTCAATTTAGTCTACCCCTCTTCTCTTTTTTCCTTTTCTTTTAGATCAAATTCAAGCTATTTGGAGTCATTCCACAGTGACCTGCTGAAACATACCCCAAAGCAGGGACATTTTGGCTAAACAAGCATGAGGAAGCAGACACCTTGCGGTTATGGAGCACAACAACATTCTGGCTCtccatggaggaggtggtgtgggggtgctttgctggtggtactgtctgtgatttatttagaattcaaggcacacttaaccagcatggctaccacagcattctgtagtaatactccatcccatctggtttgcacttagtgtgaatatcatttgtttttcaatgggACAAtgaccaacacacctccaggatgtgtaagggctatttgaccaagaaggaaagtgatttgagtgctgcatcagatgacctgtcctccacaatcgcccgacctaaacccaattgagatggtttgggatgagttggaccgcagagtgaaggaaacgcagccaacaagtgcttgacatatgtggaaactccttcaagactgttggaaaagcattccaggtgaagctggttgagagaatgccaagagtgtgcaaagctgtcatcaaggcaaagggtggctactttgaagaatctcaaatataaaatacattttgatttgtttaacatcttgttggttactacatgattccatatgtgttatttcatagttttgatgtcttcactattattctacaatgtaaaaataaagaaaagcccttgaatgtgtaggtgtgatCCTGTTGATTGCATGTTGATTAGTTTCAGTGCTATCTGGGTTGTTAATTGGATTCGCCCAGAAGTTCTTGATTTATAGTTTATTTGTATTGTACATTTTAattatttgtgtacttgtttgaCAGAGACcaataaactttttttttaaattgaactaGATGTTTTATTTCCGAAAGAGATTGCTTACTATTGTATAAATGTCTCGTGCAAAATTGTCTTTATCCACTCATGTAAAGACAGGGAGTGAAACTTTCTCCTGGTGTTCCATAACTTAATTTTATAGACCTGAACTGGACAGATATTATGGCTGAAGTTCCATATGCGAGCATGTATCagtgtgacactgtttaccttccGCAAAAATGGAACCGTAGTATACTAGCCATCAGTGGGtgaatgttgtgtttatattacttaaaaatacaaatataacaaatatacatataaatatcaAATATGTTACGTAAAGTACACATTAAGTAATGTAGGAATTATATCTCAAACCTTCCTACTTTTCGATTTTTAATGTCAGAGGTTGTATAGAAACCAAGTAATGTGTACCCATGTTTTCTGTCGGACGATGCAGACTAAAGGACCGAGTTGCTGTGGGAGGAAAAGATGGCGCTGCCCATGTTAAGAGGTTGCTACCGTAGCAGGCCGCCTTCAGTACTGATTCGTTTCTTGAAACCTGATCACGTTGTGCAGCCCCAGTCCAACAAGACTACTCGCCTGGCTCCAAATTTGTCCGTTGGTGTCGCTTCCACAGTCCGATCTTACAGCTCTGATCGAGGTGGAGGTAAACAAAACCAGAAGGTGGTTGTGGTTGGCATCCCCAACCCTTTCATATGGTTTCGAACCCGAATATACTATTTTTTGATTCGGGTTTATTTTGACAAGGAATTCAAAATCGAAGAATTCACAGAGGGATCTAAACAGGTAGGTAGGCTACAGTCCGTGGAATAAGTAGTCTCTACCTAGTTAGACCAGAAATACTTAATTTCTTATTAAAGTATGCTTGACTAATACCACAGCTTGCCAAGAGAAACAACGTGGGCGTAACTGCAAGCTAAGTTTTGTACACAATCCAGTTCTTGTGAAATGTTTGACTGTTACCCCTTCTAATCATGAACAGTTGAACTTGTTCCTTAGTGCATCTTACATAATTGTTACGTTGTGTTATAGCTCAAATATAATATGTTGTTGCAGGCATTCTCCCATGTTTCAAGACTGTTGTCAGGGAGTCAATTTGAGTCTCTTGAAGGTCTGGTTGCTAAAGACGTGAGTATTATATTCTCAGACATTTTTGCACAAATCATTTCAGTGTAGAATTGATAGGAGAGCTGCTAGTGGGTTGGGGGGTGGCAGCCAGCCCTAGCGGTTTAGAACattgtaaccaaaaggttgctggttcaaatccttgAGCTGACTAGGTAAAAAATATGCCAATGTGCCCTTGTGCAAAGCACTTAACCCTGATAGCTTCTGTAAGTCATTCTGGATACTAGCGTCTGTTAAATTAGGGGTTCCTAAGCTTTTTCACGGGAACATCCTCCGCCCCCCCTTCCAGCATCCTCCGCCCCCCCCTTCCAACATCTTCTCCCCACATCAGTTTCTATGGGCACAACCACtcttcatgacacaaactgttcacacccctctgtttttttctttctttcttgcaattctatacattttgccatgtctaatgtgtattcatgtgatatttgagtgactcaaacattacaacATAATCTATGGGCT is part of the Oncorhynchus gorbuscha isolate QuinsamMale2020 ecotype Even-year linkage group LG09, OgorEven_v1.0, whole genome shotgun sequence genome and harbors:
- the LOC124042863 gene encoding m-AAA protease-interacting protein 1, mitochondrial-like, giving the protein MALPMLRGCYRSRPPSVLIRFLKPDHVVQPQSNKTTRLAPNLSVGVASTVRSYSSDRGGGKQNQKVVVVGIPNPFIWFRTRIYYFLIRVYFDKEFKIEEFTEGSKQAFSHVSRLLSGSQFESLEGLVAKDLIAKLEEKCALLPPSHLQALSADPEDLMYTTPGDVGICYDDDGRKFVSILMRYWYLTSARLPEESLEGTRIFQVAIGGEGEPETKRLLTANYEFQREFTKGVPPDWTITRIEHSKLLD